The proteins below come from a single Lates calcarifer isolate ASB-BC8 linkage group LG11, TLL_Latcal_v3, whole genome shotgun sequence genomic window:
- the LOC108881059 gene encoding fas-binding factor 1 homolog isoform X4: MATKPKGKPAKSSFRDDDILDSLLDDNKHPVRGRASRGGPLTRSSATDNIFSMLAEEVKKDDGDTEDSDVSAADPKDMLKNMKDMDDMDADLFVSKKKPSSAPAQTKPSGNEGPKKDSTASENNVKPEGADEPTTGGRKPNSAPSTSTVRNYKKFTFSDLDDPVGDLLDDLLPDETKPESKSSVQQTKPKQSVQSPSASPILKSKTSKAAKTAGDLSFDDGKDDLMDALGFDSDKNDPKKKETPLWSNRERSEPPQRARTRLDEILESLTSPRLLERPPTGERKDQPQSQEKQQQQQEKTTSVKEPPLEDDLTFGSYQPTLGSTPEGRQSRRQSVRFSTEDVSTSTPEKKPKPTTPTPTRHRNSADWLGLKTNDDSTFLEDETKETKTSTESPKFPSSPSLERKPSLTAIHTTSSAKMAPELETPAPTVNTAKQTEPEVSKIQRKEEEEDDWLAGALSRKKALSASNSEAKTSKQEDSLGLGEEVDLESFVSKQATSEAPRGREDTLTSVKETSNTFLGQPGPAAHSTPVREERPKQVPQQNTSTAVQQQVMFSADSLQQLLLQQQMMQSQLLGLGGVMDAGVLQRLKDKDHQPGDYQALQARIIQLEGQVKTLQLERDQSQMLFDSVQQRHKQDMELMENTHKARVKLLEESAAQREIRARQECEDLMERLATVTRSAEKECSELQAQYQRKLAQAQQDRDREVERLRDLQRKSILEMKKDHENQVQRLKRLKDEEIDAVTSATSQTRSLTVVIEQMEQFSSRLGELSSRVESTHEHTAHGLEQGARHRDEQLRIMQDRLAQQQKAMAEERAYLKEIISRMDTQLNEQQRQLEKERWKMTAEQAKAESSQRGLEEERRSLSMQINMEREELERAKSALLEEQKSVMQHCAEERRKLAAEWAHFHTQEKQRHERAEREVSSLLEKREGSIISLAQEQADLKLRTAEVKQRELTVAQERETLERLREELDREKERISSTALRLKTRAQEVEAFSKLAAEKYEEGEQGLREAKRVETEHEARLRNIHIQTERLRQQEQRILQERRQLSHLQKEAERLRQDPHITSFPQVIPPILPDSGAVLPNPELTSTLNIPPPTSFDNTQSMALQASLALWKYTAEKDREYLQEEQIFLENLKKKSYRSAFSTD, encoded by the exons ATG GCTACAAAACCGAAGGGCAAACCAGCCAAAA GTTCATTCAGAGATGACGACATTCTTGACAGTTTATTGGATGATAATA AACATCCGGTAAGGGGGAGAGCAAGTCGTGGTGGACCCTTGACTCG ctCCTCTGCCACTGATAACATCTTCAGCATGCTAGCGGAGGAGGTAAAGAAGGATGATGGGGACACTGAG GACTCGGATGTCTCAGCAGCAGATCCTAAAGACATGCTGAAAAACATGAAG GACATGGATGATATGGATGCTGACCTTTTTGTATCAAAGAAAAAGCCTAGTTCAGCCCCTGCACAGACAAAGCCGTCTGGTAATGAAGGGCCAAAGAAAGACTCTACTGCATCAgaaaacaatgtaaaaccaGAGGGAGCAG ATGAACCCACAACAGGAGGGAGGAAGCCAAACTCTGCGCCGTCTACGTCTACAGTGCGGAACTACAAGAAGTTCACCTTCTCTG ATCTAGATGACCCCGTGGGTGACCTACTTGATGACTTGCTCCCAGATGAAACCAAGCCTGAATCGAAATCTAGCGTGCAGCAGACCAAACCCAAACAATCTGTGCAATCTCCTTCAGCATCTCCAATCTTAAAGAGTAAAACAT CTAAAGCAGCAAAGACAGCAGGTGATCTTTCGTTTGATGATGGTAAGGATGACCTGATGGATGCACTCGGATTTGACAGTGATAAAAACGATCCCAAGAAAAAAGAGACTCCGCTTTGGTCCAACAGGGAAAG GAGCGAGCCCCCTCAAAGAGCTCGCACTAGACTGGACGAGATTCTGGAGAGTTTGACTTCGCCTCGTCTTCTGGAGCGACCACCCACGGGTGAGAGGAAGGACCAGCCTCAGTCTcaagagaagcagcagcagcagcaggagaagacCACCAGTGTGAAAG AACCGCCTTTAGAAGATGATCTCACATTTGGGTCCTATCAGCCCACTTTGGGATCCACGCCTGAAGGACGCCAGTCCCGCAGACAGtctgtcag ATTTTCCACAGAGGATGTCAGTACCTCTACCCCGGAAAAGAAACCAAaacccaccacccccacccccactcgACACCGCAATTCAGCCGACTGGTTAGGTCTCAAGACAAATGACGATAGTACATTTCTAGAGGATGAGACCAAAGAGACCAAGACTTCCACAGAGTCTCCAAagtttccctcctctccctcattGGAGAGAAAGCCCTCCCTGACTGCTATTCATACCACATCTTCTGCAAAAATGGCACCAGAACTGGAGACCCCAGCCCCAACTGTTAATACGGCCAAACAAACCGAGCCAGAGGTTTCCAAAAtccagaggaaagaggaggaggaagatgactGGTTAGCTGGAGCGCTGAGCAGGAAGAAGGCTCTGTCAGCTTCAAACTCTGAGGCAAAGACATCCAAGCAGGAGGATTCGTTAGGCCTGGGAGAAGAAGTGGATCTGGAGTCGTTTGTCAG CAAACAAGCCACTTCAGAGGCTCCCAGGGGCAGAGAGGACACTCTTACATCTGTCAAAGAAACTAG TAACACTTTCCTTGGACAGCCCGGCCCCGCTGCTCACTCCACCCCTGTCAGAGAAGAGAGGCCCAAGCAAG TTCCACAGCAAAACACATCAACTGCGGTCCAACAGCAG GTGATGTTTTCAGCAGacagtctgcagcagctgctacTACAACAGCAG ATGATGCAGTCTCAGTTGCTGGGTCTCGGGGGTGTTATGGATGCAGGGGTCCTGCAGAGGCTCAAAGACAAAGATCATCAACCTGGAGATTATCAAGCTTTACAGGCTCGCATCATCCAGCTGGAGGGAcag GTGAAGACCCTGCAGCTGGAACGGGACCAGAGCCAAATGTTGTTTGATAGTGTCCAGCAGCGGCATAAACAGGATATGGAGCTcatggagaacacacacaa GGCTCGAGTGAAGCTGCTTGAGGAATCAGCAGCCCAGAGGGAGATACGAGCGCGGCAGGAGTGTGAAGACCTAATGGAACGCCTGGCCACAGTAACACGATCTGCTGAGAAGGAATGCTCAGAGCTGCAGGCTCAGTACCAGCGCAAACTGGCCCAGGCCCAGCAGGACAGAGACCGTGAGGTGGAGAGACTCAGAGACCTCCAGAG GAAATCTATTTTAGAAATGAAGAAAGACCACGAGAACCAGGTCCAGAGACTGAAGAGGTTAAAGGATGAGGAGATTGATGCTGTTACAAGTGCAACATCTCAGACGAG GTCTCTTACGGTTGTGATCGAGCAGATGGAGCAGTTCTCCTCTCGGCTGGGGGAGCTTTCTTCTCGGGTGGAgagcacacatgaacacacgGCCCATGGCCTGGAGCAGGGGGCACGGCACAGAGACGAGCAGCTTCGAA TAATGCAGGACCGTCTGGCGCAGCAGCAGAAAGCCATGGCGGAGGAGAGAGCTTACCTCAAGGAAATAATTTCCAGGATGGACACTCAGCTCaatgagcagcagagacagcttGAGAAG GAGCGCTGGAAAATGACAGCAGAGCAGGCCAAGGCAGAGTCTTCCCAAAGAGGCCTGGAAGAAGAGCGGCGCTCCCTCAGCATGCAGATcaacatggagagagaggagctggaaAGAGCCAAG AGCGCGTTACTGGAGGAGCAGAAGTCAGTGATGCAGCACTGTgcggaggagaggaggaagctgGCAGCTGAGTGGGCCCACTTCCACACCCAGGAGAAGCAGAGGCATGAGAGGGCTGAGCGAGAGGTCAGCAGCCTCttggagaagagggagggctCCATCATCAGTCTGGCACAG GAACAGGCTGACCTAAAACTTCGAACAGCAGAGGTAAAACAGAGGGAGTTGACGGTGGCACAGGAGCGAGAGACTTTGGAGAGACTAAGAGAAGAGctagacagagagaaagaaagaataagCAGCACGGCCCTGAGACTCAAAACACGAGCCCAGGAGGTGGAGGCCTTCAGCAAG CTCGCTGCAGAGAAGTATGAGGAAGGAGAGCAAGGGTTGCGGGAGGCAAAACGTGTGGAGACTGAGCATGAGGCAAGGCTCAGAAATATCCATATCCAAACAGAGCGGCTGAGGCAGCAAGAACAGCGAATCCTTCAG GAGCGAAGGCAGTTAAGTCATCTGCAGAAGGAGGCAGAAAGGCTGAGGCAGGACCCTCACATCACCTCTTTTCCACAAGTTATTCCACCTATTTTACCAG ACTCCGGTGCAGTGTTGCCAAACCCTGAGCTGACATCGACCCTGAACATCCCTCCTCCTACTTCATTTGACAACACTCAGTCCATGGCGCTTCAGGCCAGTCTGGCTCTGTGGAAGTACACTGCAGAAAAG GACCGTGAATACCTCCAAGAAGAGCAGATCTTTCTAGAAAATTTAAAGAAGAAATCCTACAGATCGGCTTTCAGCACAGATTGA